The following are encoded in a window of Phaseolus vulgaris cultivar G19833 chromosome 3, P. vulgaris v2.0, whole genome shotgun sequence genomic DNA:
- the LOC137806877 gene encoding uncharacterized protein: MSSSSHSTKSIGSELKSLKTLLKEVSQTVQSIAYRQLESETKLNVLTKAKDEKSHILKKLPSHAYISKDHDSFGEGSIRVNDYYQAPPRRHRRDRKEQENPREVRVEQPHFHGKENIEACLDWEMRVEKLFASHKERKERNIQKKRGEVEREAKEKEEKEKHEKTLEEQKAWEKSVPSHKVIQQDQRFKNTFENMCLAEQPQSLTFCKGTLATLSEKEESLKEACIDKNEIDYFSYVLGYHQVNVKFFISIYKNKFLCEVGPKETCHVLLRQPLQSVQILINNGCHNETILTHKRKSLHEGELMGQIRVDKTLELLKGKFLSPMRKEVQRHYLRYNSCFQTTPKAMSHELYTPSPFANDPWEDINFILKLPRTTKGCDSIFMVMDKLFSREVIHLHGLSSSIVLNRVPNFANHDLRISFGKLATKLHTLNSYHPQTHGQNIFENLALSTMPRINKKCTHNSRGGRLTQEDKLWRSKRLLSEIKSEDLRIDLLKEGGDDGHHPATTIP; encoded by the exons atgtcttcttcttctcattctacaaagtctattggaagtgaattaaaatctttaaaaactcttttgaaagaagtttcacaaactgttcaatcaattgcatatagacaattggagagtgagactaaacttaatgttttgactaaagcaaaggatgagaagtctcacattctaaaaaaattaccttctcatgcatatatctctaaagatcatgattcttttggggagggaagcattagagtaaatgattattatcaagcaccccctagaagacatagaagagatagaaaagaacaagaaaacccaagagaggttagggtagaacaaccccatttccatggaaaagaaaatatagaagcttgcctagattgggaaatgagggtagaaaaattgtttgcttcccataaagaaagaaaggaaagaaatatacaaaagaagagaggggaagtcgaaagggaagctaaagaaaaagaagaaaaagaaaagcatgagaagacccttgaagaacaaaaggcgtgggagaagagtgttccttcccacaaggtcattcaacaagaccaaagatttaaaaatacctttgaaaatatgtgtcttgctgaacaacctcaaagccttaccttttgtaaaggaacacttgcaaccctaagtgaaaaagaagagtctttaaaagaagcttgcatagataaaaatgaaatagattatttctcatatgtgctaggatatcaccaagtgaatgtcaagttttttataagcatctacaaaaacaaatttttatgtgaagtagggcctaaagaaacttgtcatgtcttattgagacaaccattgcaaagtgtacaaatccttataaacaatggttgtcacaacgagactatccttacacataagagaaagagtcttcatgaaggagaactcatgggacaaattagagttgataaaactctagagcttttaaaaggaaaatttttgtcccccatgagaaaagaagttcaaagacattaccttaggtacaattcttgttttcaaactacacccaaggcaatgtctcatgaactctatactccttcaccttttgcaaatgatccttgggaagatataaatttcatattaaaactccctaggacaacaaaaggttgtgattcaatcttcatggttatggataaactcttctctagagaagtcatacatcttcatggtttatcttcaagcatagtgttgaatagagttccaaatttcgcaaaccatgatttgaggatttcctttggaaaacttgcaactaaattgcacactttaaattcttatcatcctcaaacgcatggtcaaaatatatttgaaaatctagctctttctactatgcctagaataaacaagaagtgcacacacaactctagag gtggacgtttgacccaggaggacaagctttggcgaagcaagaggctgctatccgagatcaagtctgaagatctgaggatagatcttctcaaagaaggaggagatgatggacaccatccagccacaaccatcccctag
- the LOC137839355 gene encoding uncharacterized protein gives MLETGFGLFQGAKMIGSSSSTTEPIAAPPLSVAPTEGPEPVRKRRRLAKAFPLSATAAAPTPSTEEESSGSPLVHRKRKLPEVGGASSLQPGEIEVVEIEEGSASPPSTQPAPAPTSFPSPQQQPSPALRSPSPAPLPSPPPAGQALGQSTPPARGDSAHSGGPPGLPASPPPPPTSTATAEGGGGSSRPSGSRATNENFS, from the coding sequence atgttggaaacagggttcggaCTTTTCCAGGGTGCCAAGATGATTGGctcttcttcttccaccaccgagcCCATCGCAGCtcctcctctctcggtcgcgccaactgaaggccccgagcctgTGAGGAAAAGAAGAAGGCTAGCGAAGGCCTTTCCTTTGTCTGCTACAGCTGCTGCTCCTACCccctcaaccgaagaggagagttctggctctcctcttgtacACCGCAAGAGGAAACTTCCAGAGGTTGGGGGGGCTTCATCCCTTCAGCCTGGGGAGATTGAAGTGGTGGAGATAGAGGAAGGTTCAGCCTCGCCCCCTtctactcaacctgccccagCGCCAACATCCTTCCCCTCTCCCCAACAACAACCATCCCCAGCTCTTCGATCACCATCTCCAGCTCCCCTTCCATCTcctcccccagcaggccaaGCTCTTGGTCAATCCACTCCACCTGCTAGGGGCGATTCTGCTCACTCGGGAGGTCCCCCGGGACTTCCCGCAtcgccaccaccaccaccaacctCCACTGCTACTGCTGAAGGTGGTGGGGGCAGCTCGCGACCAAGCGGCTCTAGAGCTACCAATGAGAATTTCAGCTGA